A part of Phoenix dactylifera cultivar Barhee BC4 chromosome 2, palm_55x_up_171113_PBpolish2nd_filt_p, whole genome shotgun sequence genomic DNA contains:
- the LOC103708735 gene encoding uncharacterized protein LOC103708735 gives MVGGIRRSLSFPIPRCATLSPRHQNPLRCSSISCRFYPAVSSEIQGLWEWHAAPPPLSGSQKWIADGLGRLDALLAALADLLFLPKAQEPLRRRRLSPWTDRLLDDFLRLADAHGSFRAALAELKSYQSDAQVALRRNDEPRLASAVRAQRRAEKELIRLAAGIRDVGRSPSMAAAEEKEDSGEAAEMAGIMRKVTVAAVAASGAVMVRVVAVSRAATEAAAGGTGRQAWGTAAGWTGRQAWVAAVLRWSARARAMMKEREEGREREKEEEAAWRSAALDKMEKLEQCIKALESSSERVFRTLINTRVSLLNILTPSF, from the coding sequence ATGGTGGGCGGAATCCGCCGCTCCCTATCCTTCCCTATTCCGCGCTGCGCCACTCTCAGCCCTCGGCACCAGAATCCCCTGCGCTGTTCGAGCATCTCGTGCCGCTTCTACCCCGCCGTCTCCTCCGAGATCCAAGGCCTCTGGGAGTGGCACGCCGCGCCGCCGCCGCTGTCGGGGTCGCAGAAGTGGATCGCCGACGGCCTTGGCCGCCTTGACGCCCTCCTAGCAGCCCTCGCCGACCTCCTATTCCTCCCCAAGGCCCAGGAacctctccgccgccgccgcctctccCCCTGGACCGACCGCCTCCTCGACGACTTCCTCCGCCTCGCCGACGCCCACGGATCCTTCCGCGCCGCCCTCGCCGAGCTCAAGAGCTACCAGTCCGACGCCCAGGTCGCCCTCCGCCGCAACGACGAGCCCCGCCTCGCCTCCGCAGTCCGGGCCCAGCGCCGCGCCGAGAAAGAACTCATCCGCCTCGCCGCCGGCATCCGCGACGTCGGCAGGTCGCCGTCgatggcggcggcggaggagaaggaggacaGCGGGGAGGCGGCCGAGATGGCGGGGATCATGAGAAAGGTGACGGTCGCGGCGGTGGCGGCGTCCGGGGCGGTGATGGTGCGGGTGGTGGCGGTGTCGAGGGCGGCGACGGAGGCGGCAGCTGGTGGGACGGGGAGGCAAGCGTGGGGGACGGCGGCGGGTTGGACGGGGAGGCAGGCGTGGGTGGCGGCGGTGCTGAGGTGGAGTGCGAGGGCCAGAGCGATGATGAAGGAGcgggaggaggggagggagagggagaaggaggaggaggcggcgtgGCGGAGCGCGGCGTTGGATAAGATGGAGAAGTTGGAGCAGTGCATTAAGGCGTTGGAGAGCAGCAGTGAGAGGGTGTTTAGGACCCTAATTAATACTAGAGTTTCTCTTCTCAACATCCTCACTCCTAGCTTCTAA